In a single window of the Pseudomonas oryzihabitans genome:
- a CDS encoding glycine zipper 2TM domain-containing protein: MNRVLQLAASLTAVALLAGCASDQSGDVYSRDEARQVQTVRTGTITALRPVTIEGTKSPIGAGAGAVVGGIGGSAIGGGRGSFVTAIIGAVAGGLLGSATEEGFTKANGVEITVKEDDGGSRAYVQAVNKGEIFRVGERVRILTVNGTSRVAPN, encoded by the coding sequence ATGAACAGAGTCCTACAACTCGCCGCTTCCCTGACCGCCGTCGCCCTGCTGGCAGGCTGCGCATCCGATCAGTCCGGCGACGTCTATTCGCGCGATGAGGCCAGGCAGGTACAGACCGTCCGCACCGGTACCATCACCGCGCTGCGCCCGGTCACCATCGAAGGCACCAAGTCGCCCATCGGTGCCGGTGCTGGCGCCGTGGTAGGCGGCATTGGCGGCAGTGCCATCGGCGGCGGTCGTGGCAGTTTCGTGACCGCCATCATCGGTGCGGTCGCCGGCGGCCTGCTGGGCTCGGCCACCGAAGAGGGCTTCACCAAGGCCAATGGCGTCGAGATCACCGTGAAGGAAGACGACGGCGGCTCGCGTGCCTATGTGCAAGCGGTCAACAAGGGCGAGATCTTCCGCGTCGGCGAGCGGGTGCGCATCCTGACCGTGAACGGCACCAGCCGCGTCGCGCCCAACTGA
- the ltaE gene encoding low-specificity L-threonine aldolase, which yields MIDLRSDTVTQPTPAMRQAMLDAELGDDVYGEDPTVTRLEQRLAGDLGLEAGLFVPSGTMSNLLGLLAHCERGDEYLVGQQAHTYKYEGGGAAVLGSIQPQPIEMAADGSLDLDLVRSYIKADDFHFARTRLLALENTMHGKVLPLAYLAAARAFTREHGLSLHLDGARLYNAAVKLGVPVREISQHFDSVSICLSKGLGAPVGSVLCGDAALIAKARRWRKVVGGGMRQAGMLAAAGLHALDHQVERLAEDHAHAAQLGTALAELGYQVEPVQTNMVYLAMGNEATALQAFLAARGIRISPAPRLRLVTHLDVSAADIEAAVAAFAAYRRR from the coding sequence ATGATCGATCTGCGCAGCGATACCGTCACCCAGCCCACGCCGGCCATGCGCCAGGCGATGCTGGACGCCGAACTCGGCGATGACGTCTATGGCGAAGACCCGACTGTCACCCGGCTGGAGCAGCGTCTGGCGGGCGATCTCGGCCTGGAGGCCGGACTCTTCGTGCCCAGCGGCACCATGAGCAATCTGCTCGGCCTGCTGGCGCACTGCGAGCGGGGCGACGAATACCTCGTCGGCCAGCAGGCGCATACCTACAAGTACGAAGGCGGGGGCGCCGCGGTGCTCGGCTCCATCCAGCCGCAGCCCATCGAGATGGCCGCCGACGGCAGCCTGGACCTCGACCTGGTGCGCAGCTACATCAAGGCCGATGACTTCCACTTCGCCCGCACGCGATTGCTGGCGCTGGAAAACACCATGCATGGCAAGGTCCTGCCGCTGGCCTATCTGGCGGCGGCACGCGCCTTTACCCGGGAGCACGGTTTGTCCCTGCACCTGGACGGCGCGCGGCTGTACAACGCTGCGGTCAAGCTGGGCGTACCGGTGCGCGAGATCAGCCAGCATTTCGATTCGGTGTCGATCTGCCTGTCCAAGGGCCTCGGTGCGCCGGTGGGTTCGGTGCTCTGCGGCGATGCTGCCCTGATCGCCAAGGCGCGTCGCTGGCGCAAGGTGGTCGGTGGCGGTATGCGCCAGGCCGGCATGCTGGCTGCGGCGGGGCTGCATGCCCTCGATCACCAGGTCGAGCGTCTGGCCGAAGACCACGCCCATGCCGCCCAGCTCGGCACTGCCCTGGCCGAACTCGGCTACCAGGTGGAGCCGGTGCAGACCAACATGGTCTACCTCGCCATGGGTAACGAAGCAACCGCCCTGCAGGCCTTCCTCGCCGCACGCGGCATCCGCATCAGTCCGGCTCCACGCCTGCGGCTGGTCACCCATCTGGACGTCAGCGCCGCCGATATCGAGGCGGCCGTCGCCGCTTTCGCCGCCTACCGCCGCCGCTAA
- the astE gene encoding succinylglutamate desuccinylase, with product MAASERYRLALGRLLDLTLAGREPTEKIQLTADGTRLHWLTEGVLEVTPPVARDNHLDLLLSAGIHGNETAPMELLDELLGGIASGALRPACRMLFMFGNPDAMRRGTRYVEQDLNRLFNGRHAQAEGSEAQRANDLERLSAQFFSKPDRARLHYDLHTALRASALPRFALYPWSAGREHSEAELQRLEAAGIEAVLLYDKPGITFSAYTYAECQAEALTLELGQARPFGENSELDLSRLRLLLEALIEGREAELPPPDSSLLRFRVARQVYKSSPRFQLHLADDVANFSPLRQGSLLAEDGSERWIVDEAEARIIFPNPKVAVGLRAGLIVVPA from the coding sequence ATGGCTGCATCTGAACGTTATCGGTTGGCGCTTGGCCGCCTGCTGGACCTGACCCTGGCCGGCCGCGAGCCGACCGAGAAGATTCAACTGACTGCCGACGGCACCCGTCTCCACTGGCTGACCGAAGGCGTGCTGGAAGTCACTCCGCCGGTGGCGCGCGACAACCACCTGGACCTGCTGCTCTCGGCGGGTATCCATGGCAACGAGACGGCGCCCATGGAGCTGCTCGACGAGTTGCTCGGCGGCATCGCCAGCGGAGCCCTGCGTCCTGCCTGCCGAATGCTGTTCATGTTCGGCAATCCCGATGCTATGCGCCGCGGCACCCGCTATGTCGAGCAGGATCTGAATCGCTTGTTCAACGGTCGCCATGCCCAGGCCGAAGGCTCCGAGGCCCAACGTGCCAACGATCTCGAGCGCCTGTCCGCGCAGTTCTTCAGCAAGCCTGATCGGGCCCGACTGCACTACGACCTGCACACCGCGCTGCGCGCCTCGGCGCTGCCGCGCTTCGCCCTCTATCCCTGGAGTGCCGGGCGCGAGCATTCGGAAGCCGAGTTGCAGCGCCTGGAAGCCGCCGGCATCGAAGCCGTGCTGCTCTATGACAAACCCGGTATCACCTTCAGCGCCTACACCTACGCCGAATGCCAGGCCGAAGCCCTGACCCTGGAGCTGGGCCAGGCCCGTCCCTTCGGCGAGAACAGCGAACTCGACCTGAGCCGCCTGCGGCTGCTGCTCGAAGCCCTGATCGAAGGCCGTGAAGCCGAACTGCCGCCGCCGGATTCCTCGCTGCTGAGATTCCGGGTCGCGCGCCAGGTGTACAAGTCCAGTCCGCGCTTCCAGCTGCACCTGGCAGACGACGTGGCCAACTTCTCGCCGCTGCGCCAGGGTTCGCTGCTGGCCGAGGATGGCAGCGAGCGCTGGATCGTCGACGAGGCCGAGGCGCGCATCATCTTCCCCAACCCCAAGGTCGCCGTCGGCCTGCGGGCCGGGCTCATCGTGGTCCCGGCATAA
- the aruF gene encoding arginine/ornithine succinyltransferase subunit alpha — MLVMRPARAADLPLVQRLAADSPVGVTSLPDNPERLRDKIRTSESSLAAEVGFHGEESYFFVLEDTTSGELLGCSAIVASAGFSEPFYSFRNETFIHASRELKIHNKVHVLSLCHDLTGNSVLSSFYVQRPLLDTPHAELNSRARLLFMAAHPARFAETVVVEIVGLADDDGESPFWNGVGRNFFDLDYTTAERLSGQRSRTFLAELMPTYPLYVPLLPDSAQEAMGQVHPRAQITFDILSREGFETDNYIDIFDGGPTLHARTTAIRSIAESRLAPVSEGAVAPEDAPWFLIANDGLENFRALATPLRWAPGESVVLSPEQIATLEIAEGDRVRLVAL, encoded by the coding sequence ATGCTGGTAATGCGCCCTGCGCGCGCGGCGGATCTGCCCCTGGTCCAGCGGCTCGCCGCGGATAGCCCGGTTGGCGTCACCTCGCTGCCCGACAACCCCGAACGGTTGCGCGACAAGATCCGCACCTCGGAGTCGTCGCTGGCGGCCGAGGTGGGCTTTCATGGCGAGGAGAGCTATTTCTTCGTGCTCGAAGACACCACCAGCGGCGAGCTGCTGGGCTGTTCGGCCATCGTCGCCTCGGCGGGCTTCTCCGAACCCTTCTACAGCTTTCGCAACGAGACCTTCATCCATGCCTCGCGCGAGCTGAAGATCCACAACAAGGTGCATGTGCTGTCGCTCTGTCACGACCTGACCGGCAACAGCGTGCTGAGCAGCTTCTACGTCCAGCGCCCGCTGCTCGACACCCCCCACGCCGAACTCAACTCCCGTGCCCGGCTGCTGTTCATGGCCGCCCACCCGGCGCGTTTCGCCGAGACGGTGGTGGTGGAGATCGTCGGCCTGGCGGACGATGACGGCGAATCGCCGTTCTGGAACGGGGTAGGGCGCAACTTCTTCGACCTGGACTACACCACCGCCGAGCGGCTGTCCGGGCAGAGGAGCCGCACCTTTCTCGCCGAGTTGATGCCGACCTATCCGCTCTATGTGCCCCTGCTGCCCGACAGTGCTCAGGAAGCCATGGGCCAGGTGCACCCGCGCGCGCAGATTACCTTCGACATCCTCAGTCGCGAAGGCTTCGAGACCGACAACTACATCGACATTTTCGATGGCGGCCCGACCTTGCACGCCCGCACCACGGCCATCCGGTCCATCGCCGAGAGCCGTCTCGCACCGGTGAGCGAGGGCGCAGTGGCGCCCGAGGACGCGCCCTGGTTCCTGATCGCCAACGATGGCCTGGAGAATTTCCGGGCGCTGGCCACGCCACTGCGCTGGGCTCCCGGTGAGTCCGTCGTCCTTTCCCCCGAGCAGATCGCCACCCTGGAGATCGCCGAAGGCGACCGGGTTCGTCTGGTAGCGCTGTAG
- the astA gene encoding arginine N-succinyltransferase yields the protein MIVRPVTRADVPALLQLAQAAGAGLTTLPASEERLAQRVENAERSFLQQAQPADADYLFALEDEGEVIGIAGIAAALGLREPWYNYRVGLTVSASRELDIHRQIPTLFLANDMTGSSELCSLFLRADRRGGAAGRLLSKSRFLFIAEFRELFAERIIAELRGMSDGNGQSPFWEGLGRHFFKMEFSQADYLTGIGNRGFIAELMPRFPLYTCFLSQEARQVIGRVHPDTEAARRLLEAEGFNYQGYVDIFDAGPTLEAETAKVRAIRDSQRLVLAVGTPGDDAEVYLIHNRKCQDCRITSARARLAAGTLVVDLATARELRLMAGAQVRAVRLMP from the coding sequence ATGATCGTCCGTCCCGTTACCCGTGCCGATGTGCCCGCGCTGCTGCAACTGGCGCAAGCGGCCGGTGCCGGTCTCACCACGCTGCCCGCCAGCGAAGAACGCCTGGCGCAGCGGGTGGAAAACGCCGAACGCAGTTTCCTGCAGCAGGCGCAGCCTGCCGATGCCGACTATCTCTTCGCCTTGGAAGACGAGGGTGAGGTCATCGGCATCGCCGGGATCGCCGCCGCCCTGGGGCTGCGCGAACCCTGGTACAACTACCGGGTCGGCCTGACGGTGAGCGCCTCGCGTGAACTGGACATCCACCGGCAGATTCCCACGCTGTTCCTGGCCAACGACATGACCGGCAGCTCCGAGCTCTGCTCGCTGTTCCTGCGCGCCGATCGCCGTGGTGGGGCCGCCGGGCGGCTGCTGTCCAAGTCGCGCTTCCTGTTCATCGCCGAATTCCGCGAGCTGTTCGCCGAGCGCATCATCGCCGAATTGCGCGGCATGTCCGACGGTAACGGCCAGTCGCCGTTCTGGGAGGGCCTGGGCCGGCATTTCTTCAAGATGGAATTCTCCCAGGCGGACTATCTCACCGGCATCGGCAACCGCGGCTTCATCGCCGAACTCATGCCGCGCTTTCCGCTGTACACCTGCTTCCTGTCGCAAGAGGCGCGTCAGGTGATCGGGCGGGTGCACCCGGACACCGAGGCGGCTCGTCGGCTGCTGGAGGCCGAGGGCTTCAACTACCAGGGCTACGTCGACATCTTCGACGCTGGCCCGACCCTGGAGGCGGAAACCGCCAAGGTGCGGGCGATCCGTGACAGCCAGCGCCTGGTGCTGGCGGTGGGTACGCCTGGCGATGACGCTGAGGTCTATCTGATCCACAACCGCAAATGTCAGGACTGCCGCATCACCAGCGCCCGTGCTCGCCTGGCGGCCGGCACCCTGGTGGTCGACCTGGCCACCGCCCGCGAGCTGCGGCTGATGGCCGGCGCCCAGGTGCGCGCCGTGCGCCTGATGCCTTGA
- a CDS encoding OmpA family protein: protein MKLIKSTTLILCMGVSACSSFQGQGDQAAAPAKPGNAQASTAASGAHWWWPFGGSEKPAEPVKPVAKAAEPKAEVKVAAKAPASKPEQAAAGEKGGHWWWPFGSEDAKPMAKAEALKPVPVKVSKAWLDDHEQKLRVAVAGSNVKIERRDDALVLVAPVDSSFNPDRAEMLLPVMLGPLSRSAKSVSVDQDSAVIVLGFSDSTGTAALNDKISLQRAQAVAAIFRLSGYTGNRLIVRGLAAAHPRADNTTAAGRAVNRRVEVLIQPRATVLASLQSLATR from the coding sequence ATGAAGCTGATCAAATCCACCACCCTCATTCTCTGCATGGGCGTGTCCGCCTGCAGTTCCTTCCAGGGCCAGGGCGACCAGGCCGCCGCGCCTGCCAAGCCGGGCAATGCCCAGGCCAGCACTGCCGCCAGTGGCGCGCACTGGTGGTGGCCCTTCGGCGGCAGTGAAAAGCCCGCCGAGCCGGTGAAGCCGGTCGCCAAGGCCGCCGAGCCCAAGGCCGAGGTCAAGGTTGCGGCCAAGGCGCCGGCGTCCAAGCCGGAGCAGGCCGCTGCGGGAGAGAAGGGTGGTCACTGGTGGTGGCCCTTCGGTAGCGAAGACGCCAAGCCGATGGCCAAGGCCGAGGCCCTCAAGCCAGTACCCGTCAAGGTCAGCAAGGCCTGGCTGGACGATCACGAGCAGAAGCTGCGCGTCGCCGTGGCCGGCAGCAACGTCAAGATCGAACGTCGTGACGATGCCCTGGTGCTGGTGGCTCCGGTCGACAGCTCCTTCAACCCGGATCGCGCGGAGATGCTGCTGCCGGTGATGCTCGGCCCGCTGTCCCGCTCGGCCAAGTCGGTGAGCGTTGACCAAGATAGCGCCGTCATCGTACTCGGCTTCAGCGACAGCACTGGCACTGCCGCGCTCAACGACAAGATCAGCCTGCAGCGGGCCCAGGCCGTGGCAGCGATCTTCCGTCTCAGCGGCTACACCGGCAATCGCCTCATCGTGCGTGGCCTGGCTGCGGCCCACCCGCGTGCCGACAACACCACCGCCGCCGGCCGCGCCGTCAATCGCCGGGTCGAGGTGCTCATCCAGCCGCGCGCGACCGTGCTGGCCAGCCTGCAGTCCCTGGCTACCCGCTAG
- the pdxH gene encoding pyridoxamine 5'-phosphate oxidase, with protein sequence MSPSLADMRRDYTRDGLTEAQAPADPYALFGQWFEEAVRTEQPPVEANACWLATVDGEGQPHCRVLLLKGVDAQGFVFYTNYDSAKGQQLAAQPRAAMTFFWPALERQVRIEGLVEQVSAEESDAYYRVRPLGSRLGAWASPQSQVIANRYELEQRLTEVQQRFVDSEPSRPPFWGGYRLKPQRIEFWQGRSSRLHDRLDYQRTEDGWQRQRLAP encoded by the coding sequence ATGTCACCGTCCCTCGCCGATATGCGTCGCGACTACACCCGCGACGGCCTGACCGAAGCCCAGGCACCCGCTGATCCCTATGCCCTCTTCGGGCAGTGGTTCGAAGAGGCGGTGCGTACCGAGCAGCCGCCCGTCGAAGCCAATGCCTGCTGGCTCGCCACCGTCGATGGCGAAGGGCAACCCCATTGCCGCGTGTTGCTGCTCAAGGGCGTCGATGCCCAGGGCTTCGTCTTCTATACCAACTACGACAGCGCCAAGGGCCAGCAACTGGCGGCTCAGCCGCGGGCGGCCATGACCTTCTTCTGGCCGGCGCTGGAGCGTCAGGTGCGGATCGAGGGGCTGGTGGAGCAGGTCTCCGCCGAGGAGTCCGATGCCTACTACCGGGTCCGCCCGCTGGGCAGTCGCCTCGGCGCCTGGGCTTCGCCGCAGAGCCAGGTCATCGCCAATCGCTATGAGCTGGAGCAGCGCTTGACCGAGGTGCAGCAGCGGTTCGTCGACAGTGAACCCAGTCGCCCGCCGTTCTGGGGTGGTTATCGCCTCAAGCCGCAGCGCATCGAATTCTGGCAGGGGCGCTCCAGTCGCCTGCACGATCGCCTGGACTACCAGCGCACCGAAGACGGGTGGCAGCGCCAGCGACTGGCACCGTAG
- the astB gene encoding N-succinylarginine dihydrolase encodes MIHLALAAREVNFDGLVGPTHNYAGLSYGNVASQASKQQCSNPREAARQGLAKMQALMELGFEQGVLAPHERPDIASLRRLGFAGSDAQVLESAAREALPLLLSASSASAMWTANAATVSPSADTHDGRVHFTPANLACKFHRSLEPTTTARILQAMFRDPAHFQHHAPLPSVAQFGDEGAANHTRFSHDHGAPGVEFFVFGRSAFDPRYPEPHRYPARQTLEASQAIARLHGLSEEGVVFAQQNPAVVDQGVFHNDVISVGNAQVLFHHEDAFLDSDRVLDELQGKLARRGGQLQRLCVRRSEISVGDAVRSYLFNSQLLDRPGQGALLVVPDECRQNPAVWDYLQAQVNSAGPLGEVKVFDLKQSMQNGGGPACLRLRVALKPDELAAVNPGVRFTPTLHTQLLDWVDRHYRDRLAPADLADPQLLDEVRTALDELTQLLGLGSVYPFQLP; translated from the coding sequence ATGATTCACCTCGCTCTCGCTGCTCGGGAGGTCAATTTCGACGGCCTGGTCGGTCCGACCCACAACTATGCGGGCCTGTCCTATGGCAACGTGGCCTCCCAGGCCAGCAAGCAGCAGTGTTCGAATCCGCGCGAGGCGGCACGTCAGGGCCTGGCCAAGATGCAGGCGCTGATGGAGCTGGGTTTCGAGCAGGGGGTCCTCGCGCCCCACGAGCGGCCCGACATCGCCTCGCTGCGCCGTCTAGGCTTCGCCGGCAGCGATGCCCAGGTGCTGGAAAGCGCCGCGCGCGAAGCTTTGCCGCTGCTGCTGTCCGCCAGCTCCGCCTCGGCCATGTGGACCGCCAACGCCGCCACCGTCAGCCCCAGCGCCGACACCCATGATGGCCGGGTGCATTTCACCCCGGCCAACCTGGCCTGCAAATTTCACCGCAGCCTCGAACCGACCACCACGGCGCGCATCCTCCAGGCGATGTTTCGCGATCCTGCGCATTTCCAGCACCATGCGCCGCTGCCCTCGGTGGCCCAGTTCGGCGACGAGGGCGCGGCCAACCACACCCGCTTCAGCCACGACCACGGCGCCCCGGGCGTGGAGTTCTTCGTCTTTGGCCGTAGCGCCTTCGATCCGCGCTATCCCGAGCCCCATCGCTATCCAGCTCGCCAGACCCTGGAAGCCTCCCAGGCCATCGCCCGGCTGCACGGGCTGAGCGAGGAGGGCGTGGTGTTCGCCCAACAGAATCCGGCGGTGGTGGACCAGGGCGTCTTCCACAACGACGTCATCTCGGTGGGCAACGCCCAGGTGCTGTTCCATCACGAAGACGCCTTTCTCGACAGCGACCGCGTGCTGGACGAACTGCAAGGCAAGCTCGCCAGGCGCGGCGGCCAGCTGCAGCGCCTCTGCGTGCGCCGCAGTGAGATCAGCGTCGGCGACGCCGTGCGTTCCTACCTGTTCAACAGCCAGTTGCTGGATCGGCCGGGGCAGGGCGCGCTGCTGGTGGTACCCGACGAATGCCGGCAGAATCCGGCGGTGTGGGACTACCTGCAGGCCCAGGTCAATAGCGCGGGGCCCCTGGGCGAGGTCAAGGTGTTCGATCTCAAGCAAAGCATGCAGAACGGCGGTGGACCCGCCTGTCTGCGGTTGCGGGTGGCCCTCAAGCCCGACGAGCTGGCGGCAGTGAATCCAGGGGTGCGCTTCACGCCGACGCTGCACACCCAACTACTCGACTGGGTGGATCGCCACTACCGCGACCGCCTGGCACCCGCGGATCTCGCCGATCCTCAACTGCTGGACGAGGTCCGCACTGCCCTCGACGAGCTGACCCAGTTGCTGGGCCTCGGCTCGGTCTATCCCTTTCAATTGCCCTGA
- the astD gene encoding succinylglutamate-semialdehyde dehydrogenase has translation MDSLYIAGQWRPGRGEVFSSVDPYDGIPLWQGAAADADDVDQAIAAAREAFPTWESRGPAARLAILQAFAQVLQARRATLGRALAEETGKPLWEADTEIGSMIAKVAISAQAEAARSGERAATVADARSVTRHRPHGVLGVFGPYNFPGHLPNGHIVPALLAGNTLVFKPSELTPRFAALTLDCWIAARLPAGVLNLIQGGRATGEALAAHPGLDGILFTGSSATGAALHRLNADRPQRLLALEMGGNNPLVVAPVADLDAAVVTIVQSAFLSAGQRCTCARRLLVPQGDWGDALLARLASVSAGLSTGRFDADPAPFMGTVISLAAAQTLLRTQAQRLAQGGRALLEMRQPDATRALLTPGILDVSGIPELPDEEVFGPLLQVQRYTDFDHALALANATRFGLAAGLLADDPATYERFWQGVRAGIVNWNRPLTGAASAAPFGGVGASGNHRPSAYYAADYCAFPVASLESDALSLPAQLPPGLHL, from the coding sequence ATGGATAGCCTCTATATCGCTGGTCAGTGGCGCCCCGGGCGGGGCGAGGTATTCAGCTCCGTCGATCCCTATGACGGCATCCCGCTCTGGCAGGGCGCGGCGGCGGACGCGGACGACGTCGATCAGGCCATTGCCGCCGCGCGCGAGGCCTTTCCGACCTGGGAAAGCCGCGGGCCGGCCGCTCGTCTGGCCATCCTGCAGGCCTTTGCCCAGGTGCTGCAGGCTCGCCGTGCAACCCTGGGGCGCGCCCTGGCCGAGGAGACCGGCAAACCCCTGTGGGAAGCCGATACCGAGATCGGCAGCATGATCGCCAAGGTGGCCATCTCCGCCCAGGCGGAAGCCGCGCGCAGCGGCGAACGTGCGGCGACGGTAGCCGATGCACGCAGCGTGACGCGCCATCGTCCCCATGGCGTCCTGGGGGTCTTCGGCCCCTACAACTTTCCCGGCCATCTGCCCAATGGGCATATCGTGCCGGCGCTGCTGGCCGGCAATACGCTGGTGTTCAAGCCTAGCGAGCTGACGCCGCGCTTCGCTGCCCTGACCCTGGATTGCTGGATCGCCGCCCGGCTGCCAGCGGGCGTGCTCAACCTGATTCAAGGGGGGCGTGCCACGGGTGAGGCCCTGGCCGCGCATCCCGGTCTGGACGGTATCCTCTTCACCGGTTCCAGCGCCACGGGCGCGGCCCTGCACCGCCTCAATGCGGACCGTCCGCAGCGGCTGCTGGCCCTGGAGATGGGCGGCAACAATCCGCTGGTGGTGGCGCCGGTGGCCGATCTGGACGCCGCCGTGGTGACCATCGTTCAGTCGGCCTTCCTTTCCGCCGGGCAGCGCTGCACCTGTGCCCGTCGCCTGCTCGTGCCCCAGGGTGACTGGGGCGATGCGCTGCTGGCGCGTCTGGCAAGCGTCAGCGCGGGTCTCAGTACCGGCCGCTTCGACGCCGATCCGGCGCCTTTCATGGGCACCGTCATCTCCCTCGCCGCTGCCCAGACCCTGCTGCGGACTCAGGCCCAGCGCCTGGCGCAGGGTGGCCGCGCGCTGCTGGAGATGCGTCAGCCGGATGCGACGCGCGCGCTGCTTACCCCGGGCATCCTCGATGTCTCGGGGATCCCTGAATTGCCCGACGAGGAAGTCTTCGGTCCGCTGCTGCAGGTCCAGCGCTATACGGACTTCGACCATGCCCTGGCGCTGGCCAACGCCACCCGCTTCGGCCTCGCGGCCGGGTTGCTGGCCGACGATCCGGCCACCTACGAACGGTTCTGGCAGGGCGTGCGCGCCGGCATCGTCAACTGGAATCGTCCGCTTACCGGGGCGGCCAGCGCGGCGCCCTTCGGCGGCGTCGGCGCCTCCGGCAATCATCGTCCCAGCGCCTACTACGCCGCGGATTACTGTGCCTTCCCGGTCGCCTCGCTGGAGAGCGACGCCCTGAGCCTGCCTGCCCAATTGCCCCCAGGATTACACCTATGA
- a CDS encoding aspartate aminotransferase family protein — MSASQPNVQRAAFDEVMVPTYAPAAFIPVRGEGSRVWDQADREYVDFAGGIAVSALGHGHPALINALTEQAGKLWHVSNIYTNEPALRLARKLVDHTFADRVFFANSGAEANEAACKLARRYGHDVSGGSRYEIVAATNSFHGRTLFTVSVGGQPKYSDGFGPKIEGIRHVPFNDLAALEAVVSDKTCAVILEPIQGEGGVLPADQAYLEGARRLCDAQGALLIFDEVQSGVGRSGHLYAYQHYGVVPDILTTAKSIGGGFPLAAMLTTDKVAQHFSAGVHGSTYGGNPLGCAVGAALLDIVATPETLAGVAARHQRFVAGLEQLNARYSLFEQVRGLGLLIGAVLNDSWKGRAKDIVTAANEEGLMILQAGPDVLRMAPSLIIPEADIDEGLARLDRALARLTQG, encoded by the coding sequence ATGTCCGCTTCTCAACCCAACGTGCAACGCGCCGCCTTCGATGAGGTGATGGTCCCGACCTACGCCCCTGCCGCGTTCATTCCGGTGCGAGGAGAGGGCTCCCGCGTCTGGGACCAGGCCGATCGCGAGTACGTGGATTTCGCCGGCGGCATCGCCGTCAGCGCCCTGGGCCATGGCCATCCAGCGCTGATCAACGCCCTGACCGAGCAGGCCGGCAAGCTCTGGCACGTCTCCAATATCTACACCAACGAGCCCGCCCTGCGTCTGGCGCGCAAGCTGGTGGATCACACCTTCGCCGACCGGGTGTTCTTCGCCAACTCCGGCGCGGAAGCCAACGAGGCGGCCTGCAAGCTGGCCCGTCGCTATGGCCATGACGTCAGCGGCGGCAGCCGCTACGAGATCGTCGCCGCCACTAATAGCTTCCACGGCCGTACCCTGTTCACCGTAAGCGTCGGTGGCCAGCCCAAGTATTCCGATGGTTTCGGTCCCAAGATCGAAGGCATCCGCCATGTGCCCTTCAACGACCTGGCCGCCCTCGAAGCCGTGGTGTCGGACAAGACCTGCGCCGTCATCCTCGAACCCATCCAGGGCGAGGGCGGCGTGCTGCCGGCCGACCAGGCCTACCTCGAAGGCGCCCGCCGCCTGTGCGACGCCCAGGGCGCGCTGTTGATCTTCGACGAGGTGCAGAGCGGCGTTGGTCGTAGCGGTCATCTCTACGCCTACCAGCACTACGGCGTGGTGCCGGACATCCTCACCACCGCCAAGAGCATCGGCGGTGGCTTCCCGCTGGCGGCCATGCTGACCACCGACAAGGTCGCCCAGCATTTCAGCGCGGGCGTGCATGGCAGCACCTACGGCGGCAATCCGCTGGGCTGCGCCGTCGGCGCCGCGCTGCTGGACATCGTCGCCACGCCGGAAACCCTGGCTGGCGTAGCCGCTCGCCATCAGCGCTTTGTCGCCGGCCTGGAGCAGCTCAACGCCCGCTATAGCCTGTTCGAGCAGGTTCGCGGCCTGGGTCTCCTGATCGGCGCGGTGCTCAACGACAGCTGGAAGGGGCGTGCCAAGGACATCGTCACCGCCGCCAACGAGGAAGGCCTGATGATCCTCCAGGCCGGCCCGGACGTGCTGCGCATGGCGCCAAGCCTGATCATCCCCGAGGCGGACATCGACGAAGGCCTGGCCCGCCTGGATCGCGCCCTGGCGCGCCTCACCCAAGGCTAA